From Betaproteobacteria bacterium, one genomic window encodes:
- the glmU gene encoding UDP-N-acetylglucosamine diphosphorylase/glucosamine-1-phosphate N-acetyltransferase → MTAALNVVVLAAGMGKRMHSRLPKVLHRIAEKPLLGHVLDAARALRPAPGRLCVVYGHGGEAVRAAFHASDLSFARQEPQLGTGHAVQQALPHLDESARTLVLYGDVPLVRTETLAALVAASGDGLGVLTVVLDDPSGYGRIVRDARGCVTAIVEEKDASPADKAICEINTGIMLLPQAKLRAWLGALTNDNAQREYYLTDVVRLALRDGVSVVAVAAQAQWETLGVNSKAQLAQLERIAQQRIADALLEQGVTLADPARIDVRGTLTAGHDVRIDVNCIFEGDVRLGDDVTIGANCVLRDVSVADGAEILPFCHLEGGDIGARCRIGPFARMRPGTRLDAEVHVGNFVEVKASEMGYGAKANHLAYVGDSVVGRNVNIGAGTITCNYDGAHKHRTVIEDDVHIGSDVQLVAPVTIGRGATVGAGTTIWQDVPPGGLALNRKEQLHRPQWKRPTK, encoded by the coding sequence ATGACTGCAGCGCTCAACGTCGTCGTTCTTGCGGCCGGAATGGGCAAGCGCATGCATTCGCGCTTGCCGAAGGTTCTGCATCGAATCGCCGAAAAGCCGCTGCTCGGGCACGTGCTGGATGCGGCTCGAGCATTGCGGCCCGCACCGGGCCGACTGTGCGTCGTTTATGGCCACGGCGGCGAGGCGGTGCGCGCAGCGTTCCACGCCTCCGATCTGTCGTTCGCGCGCCAGGAGCCGCAGCTCGGGACGGGCCACGCCGTGCAGCAGGCACTGCCGCACCTCGACGAATCGGCGCGCACCCTGGTGCTCTACGGCGATGTCCCGCTGGTGCGAACCGAAACGCTCGCCGCGCTGGTGGCGGCAAGCGGCGACGGCCTTGGCGTATTGACGGTCGTGCTCGACGACCCGAGCGGCTACGGTCGCATCGTGCGCGACGCTCGAGGATGCGTCACGGCGATCGTCGAGGAGAAGGATGCAAGCCCGGCCGACAAGGCGATCTGCGAGATCAATACCGGCATCATGCTGCTGCCGCAGGCAAAGCTGCGGGCCTGGCTTGGTGCGCTCACCAACGACAACGCGCAGCGCGAGTACTACCTCACCGACGTGGTACGGCTCGCGCTCCGTGACGGCGTGTCCGTGGTCGCCGTTGCCGCGCAAGCGCAGTGGGAGACGCTCGGCGTCAACAGCAAGGCGCAGCTCGCGCAGCTCGAACGCATCGCACAGCAGCGGATCGCGGATGCGCTGCTGGAGCAAGGCGTCACTCTGGCCGACCCTGCGCGCATCGACGTGCGCGGCACACTGACCGCCGGGCACGACGTGCGTATCGATGTCAATTGCATTTTCGAGGGCGACGTGCGCCTGGGCGACGACGTGACCATCGGCGCCAACTGCGTGCTGCGCGACGTGTCGGTTGCGGATGGCGCCGAGATCCTTCCCTTCTGCCATCTGGAAGGCGGCGACATCGGAGCGCGCTGCCGCATCGGGCCGTTCGCGCGCATGCGGCCGGGAACGCGCTTGGACGCAGAAGTGCACGTCGGCAACTTCGTCGAAGTGAAGGCATCCGAGATGGGCTACGGCGCCAAGGCGAACCATCTCGCGTATGTCGGCGACAGCGTGGTCGGGCGCAACGTCAACATCGGCGCCGGCACCATCACGTGCAACTACGACGGCGCGCACAAGCATCGGACCGTCATCGAAGACGATGTCCACATCGGCTCGGACGTGCAGCTGGTGGCCCCCGTGACGATCGGCCGCGGCGCTACCGTTGGTGCGGGCACGACGATCTGGCAGGATGTGCCTCCCGGCGGGCTCGCGCTCAATCGCAAGGAGCAGCTGCACCGGCCGCAGTGGAAGCGTCCGACCAAGTAA
- a CDS encoding glycerol-3-phosphate dehydrogenase, with protein sequence MAQTDLFDLLIIGGGINGAGIARDAAGRGLKVVLCEQDDLAAATSSASSKLIHGGLRYLEQYEFRLVSEALAERERLLGIAQHLVTPLTFVLPWMPGMRPRWLLRLGLWLYDHLARRTVLPSSQALLFANSPLGAGLKSGIERGFSYSDCWVDDARLVVLNCVDAARRGATICTRTRVVAAARDAGRWRVAITGANGRGEYCARALVNASGPWVRSVLAAVSGAEPKHRIRLVKGSHIVTQRLYDGDHAFILQNDDGRVILVMPYRGRYSLIGTTDIPHSGKPEDAIISAEEIAYLCAAVNRYFRRSIGSSDVLWSFSGVRPLYDDGSANPSEVTRDYKLVVDERDRGAPLLSIYGGKITTYRRLAEQALHRLRPWFPQLGPEWTAHTPLPGGDFKGGPAAMAAALAPGYPELPRVLLEALASRHGMGARQVLGDARAPADLGAHFGESLYAREVDYLVAYEWARSADDILWRRTKAGLSLDDNSQQALTRYMAARGRTPEPSVRVP encoded by the coding sequence GTGGCGCAAACCGACCTCTTCGACCTGCTGATCATCGGCGGCGGCATCAACGGCGCCGGTATCGCGCGCGATGCGGCCGGCCGCGGGCTCAAGGTGGTGCTGTGCGAGCAGGACGATCTGGCCGCCGCAACCAGCTCGGCGAGCAGCAAGCTGATCCACGGCGGGCTGCGGTATCTGGAGCAGTACGAATTCCGCCTGGTGTCCGAGGCACTGGCCGAGCGCGAGCGGCTGCTCGGAATCGCGCAGCACCTGGTCACGCCGCTGACGTTCGTCCTGCCCTGGATGCCGGGCATGCGGCCGCGCTGGCTGTTGCGGCTCGGTTTGTGGCTGTACGACCATCTCGCCCGTCGAACCGTGTTGCCGTCATCTCAGGCGCTGCTGTTCGCCAATTCGCCGTTGGGTGCCGGCCTCAAATCCGGAATCGAGCGCGGTTTCTCCTACTCCGACTGCTGGGTCGATGATGCGCGCCTGGTGGTGTTGAATTGCGTGGATGCGGCGCGGCGCGGCGCGACCATCTGCACGCGCACCCGGGTGGTCGCGGCGGCGCGCGATGCGGGCCGCTGGCGCGTGGCGATCACCGGAGCGAACGGGCGTGGCGAGTATTGCGCCCGGGCCCTGGTCAACGCGTCCGGTCCGTGGGTTCGCAGCGTCCTGGCCGCGGTGTCGGGTGCGGAGCCCAAGCATCGCATCCGCCTCGTCAAGGGCAGCCATATCGTCACGCAACGGCTCTACGACGGCGACCACGCCTTCATCCTGCAAAACGACGATGGCCGTGTCATTCTGGTGATGCCGTACCGCGGACGGTATTCGCTGATCGGCACCACCGACATTCCCCATAGCGGCAAGCCCGAGGACGCGATCATTTCCGCGGAGGAAATCGCCTACCTGTGCGCCGCCGTGAACCGCTACTTCCGGCGCTCGATCGGTTCGTCGGACGTGCTTTGGAGCTTCAGCGGCGTGCGCCCCTTGTACGACGATGGCTCGGCCAATCCATCCGAAGTGACGCGCGACTACAAGCTGGTCGTGGACGAGCGCGACCGGGGCGCCCCGCTGCTCTCGATCTACGGCGGCAAGATTACGACCTACCGGCGCCTTGCCGAGCAAGCCCTGCATCGGCTGCGGCCCTGGTTCCCGCAGTTGGGTCCGGAGTGGACCGCGCACACCCCGCTGCCGGGTGGTGACTTCAAGGGAGGGCCGGCTGCAATGGCAGCGGCGCTCGCGCCCGGATATCCGGAGCTGCCGCGGGTGCTGCTGGAAGCCTTGGCATCCCGACACGGCATGGGCGCGCGCCAGGTGCTTGGCGATGCGCGCGCGCCGGCCGATCTCGGCGCGCATTTCGGCGAATCGCTCTACGCGCGCGAAGTCGATTACCTCGTGGCGTACGAATGGGCGCGCAGCGCCGACGATATCCTGTGGCGGCGAACTAAAGCGGGTCTGTCGCTGGACGATAATTCGCAGCAGGCGCTGACGCGCTATATGGCTGCGCGCGGCCGCACGCCCGAGCCTTCGGTGCGCGTGCCATAA
- a CDS encoding F0F1 ATP synthase subunit epsilon — protein MAATMQVDVVSAEHAIFSGQAEFVVLPGEVGELGVYPRHTPLITRIRPGTVRIKVSGQADEELIFVAGGILEVQPNMVTVLADTAIRGQDLDEAKALEAQQRAEEARRNAQGAQEIATVESELAMAAAQLAAIRKLRQRK, from the coding sequence ATGGCCGCCACCATGCAGGTCGATGTTGTCAGCGCCGAGCACGCGATCTTCTCGGGACAGGCGGAGTTCGTCGTTCTGCCCGGCGAGGTCGGCGAGCTCGGTGTCTATCCGCGGCATACGCCGCTCATCACCCGGATAAGACCCGGGACGGTGCGCATCAAGGTATCGGGACAGGCTGACGAGGAGCTCATTTTCGTCGCCGGCGGAATCCTGGAAGTGCAGCCGAACATGGTGACCGTGCTGGCCGATACGGCGATACGCGGGCAGGACCTGGATGAGGCGAAAGCGCTGGAAGCGCAGCAGCGGGCCGAAGAAGCGCGACGCAATGCCCAGGGCGCGCAGGAGATCGCCACCGTCGAGAGCGAGCTCGCGATGGCGGCAGCGCAGCTGGCGGCCATCCGCAAGCTGCGCCAGAGAAAGTAG
- the atpD gene encoding F0F1 ATP synthase subunit beta — protein sequence MSTGTIVQTIGAVIDIAFPREGMPRIYDALVLEDTGDNPFAEKGLTFEVEQQLGDGIVRCIALGSSDGLRRGMAVRSTGAPISVPVGAGVLGRVMDVLGRPIDERGPIQSDERRAIHQPAPKFDELSPSVDLLETGIKVIDLICPFAKGGKIGLFGGAGVGKTVNMLELINNIAKEHSGLSVFAGVGERTREGNDFYHEMSEAKVIVQEDLSQSKVAMVFGQMNEPPGNRLRVGLTGLTMAESFRDEGRDILFFVDNIYRYTLAGTEVSALLGRMPSAVGYQPTLAEEMGRLQERITSTKVGSITSIQAVYVPADDLTDPSPATTFGHLDATVVLSRDIAALGIYPAVDPLDSTSRQIDPNVVGEEHYSTTRAVQATLQRYKELRDIIAILGMDELSPEDKLAVSRARKIQRFLSQPFHVAEVFTGSPGKYVSLKDTIRGFNMIVNGECDALPEQAFYMVGTIEEAFEKAKSLQ from the coding sequence ATGAGTACAGGAACCATCGTTCAAACCATCGGCGCGGTGATCGATATCGCATTTCCGCGCGAGGGCATGCCCAGAATCTACGACGCGCTCGTGCTGGAAGACACCGGCGACAACCCGTTCGCGGAGAAAGGGCTGACCTTCGAGGTCGAGCAGCAGCTGGGCGACGGCATCGTGCGTTGCATCGCGCTGGGCTCCTCCGACGGGCTGCGCCGCGGCATGGCGGTGCGCAGCACCGGCGCGCCGATATCGGTTCCGGTCGGCGCCGGAGTGCTCGGGCGCGTGATGGACGTGCTTGGGCGCCCGATCGACGAACGCGGTCCCATTCAGTCGGACGAGCGCCGGGCGATCCACCAGCCCGCGCCCAAGTTCGACGAGCTGTCGCCCTCGGTCGACCTGCTCGAAACCGGCATCAAGGTGATCGACCTGATCTGCCCCTTCGCCAAGGGTGGCAAGATCGGCTTGTTCGGCGGCGCCGGCGTGGGCAAGACCGTCAACATGCTCGAGCTCATCAACAACATCGCCAAGGAGCACTCGGGGCTGTCGGTATTCGCCGGCGTGGGCGAGCGCACCCGCGAAGGCAACGACTTCTACCACGAAATGTCGGAAGCCAAGGTGATCGTGCAGGAGGACCTGAGCCAGTCGAAGGTGGCCATGGTGTTCGGGCAGATGAACGAGCCGCCCGGCAACCGCCTGCGCGTGGGCCTCACGGGACTGACGATGGCCGAGAGTTTCCGCGACGAGGGCCGGGACATCCTGTTCTTCGTCGACAACATCTATCGCTACACGCTGGCCGGAACCGAAGTGTCGGCGCTGCTCGGGCGCATGCCCTCGGCGGTGGGCTATCAGCCGACGCTGGCCGAGGAGATGGGACGGCTGCAGGAGCGCATCACCTCCACCAAGGTCGGTTCGATCACCTCCATCCAGGCGGTGTACGTGCCTGCGGACGATCTCACCGACCCGTCGCCGGCCACGACCTTCGGCCACCTGGACGCTACCGTAGTGTTGTCGCGCGATATCGCTGCGCTCGGTATCTATCCGGCGGTGGATCCGCTCGACTCGACCTCGCGCCAGATCGACCCGAACGTCGTCGGCGAAGAGCACTACAGCACCACGCGCGCGGTGCAGGCGACGCTGCAACGCTACAAGGAGCTGCGCGACATCATCGCCATCCTGGGGATGGACGAGCTTTCCCCGGAAGACAAGCTGGCCGTGTCGCGCGCCCGCAAGATCCAGCGCTTTCTGTCGCAGCCGTTCCACGTGGCCGAGGTGTTCACCGGCTCGCCGGGGAAATACGTATCGCTCAAGGACACGATCCGCGGCTTCAATATGATCGTCAACGGCGAGTGCGATGCGCTGCCGGAGCAGGCCTTCTACATGGTCGGCACCATCGAGGAAGCGTTCGAGAAGGCGAAGTCGCTGCAATAG
- the atpG gene encoding F0F1 ATP synthase subunit gamma gives MPGTKEIRMKIRSVQNTRKITKAMEMVAASKMRKAQERMRAARPYAEKIRNVAAHISYANPEYRHPFLVSRDTVKRVGIIVISTDKGLCGALNTNVLRLVLARYKEWQAEGEEIDACCIGNKGLGFMQRLGANVISQVTGLGDRPQLEALIGAVKIMLDGYSSDRFDRVLLFYTSFINTMKQEPVMEQLLPLSGERLGAPESAWDYIYEPDARVVLEQVLTRYIEAIIYQTVAENMASEQSARMVAMKSASDNAATLIDELTLIYNKNRQAAITKEIAEIVGGAAAV, from the coding sequence ATGCCGGGAACCAAAGAAATCCGGATGAAGATCCGGAGCGTGCAGAACACGCGCAAGATCACCAAGGCGATGGAAATGGTGGCGGCATCGAAGATGCGCAAGGCGCAGGAGCGCATGCGCGCCGCGCGTCCCTACGCCGAGAAAATCCGCAACGTCGCCGCGCACATCAGTTACGCCAATCCGGAATATCGCCACCCCTTTCTGGTCTCGCGCGATACGGTCAAGCGCGTGGGCATCATCGTCATCAGCACCGACAAGGGGCTGTGCGGCGCGCTCAACACCAACGTGCTGCGGCTGGTGCTCGCCAGGTACAAGGAGTGGCAGGCCGAAGGCGAGGAGATCGACGCCTGCTGCATCGGCAACAAGGGCTTGGGGTTCATGCAGCGCCTGGGCGCCAACGTCATCTCGCAGGTGACCGGCCTGGGCGACCGGCCCCAGCTCGAAGCGTTGATCGGCGCGGTGAAGATCATGCTCGACGGCTATTCGAGCGACCGGTTCGACCGCGTGCTGCTGTTCTATACCAGCTTCATCAACACGATGAAGCAGGAGCCGGTCATGGAGCAGCTGCTGCCCCTGTCCGGCGAGCGGCTGGGCGCGCCCGAAAGCGCGTGGGACTACATCTACGAGCCCGATGCACGGGTCGTGCTGGAGCAGGTGCTGACGCGCTATATCGAGGCGATCATCTACCAGACGGTGGCCGAGAACATGGCCTCCGAGCAATCGGCGCGCATGGTCGCGATGAAATCCGCCTCGGACAATGCAGCGACACTCATCGACGAGCTGACCCTCATCTACAACAAGAATCGCCAGGCAGCCATCACCAAGGAAATCGCCGAGATCGTGGGCGGCGCCGCCGCAGTATAG
- a CDS encoding F0F1 ATP synthase subunit alpha, giving the protein MQLNPSEISELIKSRIQNLDAAAQMRTQGSVVSVTDGICRIHGLSDVMQGEMLEFPQNTFGLALNLERDSVGAVILGEYEHITEGDAVKCTSRILEVPVGPELLGRVVNSLGQPIDGKGPIEAKLTDVIEKVAPGVIARQSVSQPVQTGLKAIDAMVPIGRGQRELIIGDRQTGKTAVAIDTIINQKGKDLICVYVAIGQKASTIVSVLRKLEEHGAMAYTIIVAASASESAAMQYIAPYSGCTMGEYFRDRGQDALIIYDDLTKQAWAYRQISLLLRRPPGREAYPGDVFYLHSRLLERAARVNPEYVEKFTKGEVKGKTGSLTALPIIETQAGDVTAFVPTNVISITDGQIFLESDLFNAGIRPAINAGISVSRVGGAAQSRIMKRRDTGGGVRLALAQYRELAAFAQFASDLDETTRKQLERGRMVTELMKQLQYQPLQVWEMALTLFAVNNGYFDDVEVRDALSAERSMREYLKSKYADLVNRMEDKKDLSADDEKALHEAIKDWKANETL; this is encoded by the coding sequence ATGCAGCTCAACCCATCCGAGATTTCGGAGCTCATCAAGAGCCGCATCCAGAACCTGGACGCCGCTGCCCAGATGCGCACGCAGGGCAGCGTGGTCTCGGTGACCGACGGCATCTGCCGCATCCACGGATTGTCGGACGTGATGCAGGGCGAGATGCTGGAATTCCCGCAGAACACTTTCGGCCTGGCGCTCAATCTCGAGCGCGATTCGGTGGGCGCGGTGATTCTGGGCGAATACGAGCACATCACCGAGGGCGATGCGGTCAAGTGCACCAGCCGCATCCTGGAAGTGCCGGTCGGGCCCGAGCTGCTCGGGCGGGTGGTGAATTCGCTCGGACAGCCGATCGACGGCAAGGGCCCGATCGAGGCCAAGCTCACCGACGTGATCGAGAAGGTGGCCCCGGGCGTGATCGCGCGCCAGTCGGTGTCGCAGCCGGTGCAGACGGGCTTGAAAGCGATCGACGCCATGGTGCCGATCGGTCGCGGCCAGCGCGAGCTCATCATCGGCGACCGCCAGACCGGCAAGACTGCGGTCGCGATCGACACGATCATCAACCAGAAGGGCAAGGACCTCATCTGCGTATACGTCGCGATCGGTCAGAAGGCCTCGACCATTGTCAGCGTCTTGCGCAAGCTCGAAGAGCACGGCGCGATGGCGTACACCATCATCGTGGCCGCGTCGGCATCCGAATCCGCGGCCATGCAGTACATCGCCCCGTATTCGGGCTGCACCATGGGCGAATACTTCCGCGACCGCGGTCAGGACGCGCTCATCATCTACGATGACTTGACCAAGCAGGCGTGGGCGTACCGGCAGATCTCGCTGCTGCTGCGCCGCCCGCCGGGCCGTGAGGCTTATCCCGGCGACGTGTTCTACCTGCACTCGCGCCTGCTCGAACGCGCCGCGCGGGTGAATCCGGAGTACGTCGAGAAGTTCACCAAGGGCGAGGTGAAGGGCAAGACCGGATCGCTGACCGCGCTTCCGATCATCGAGACGCAAGCGGGCGACGTGACCGCGTTCGTTCCGACCAACGTGATCTCGATCACCGACGGCCAGATCTTCCTGGAAAGCGACCTGTTCAACGCCGGCATCCGGCCTGCCATCAACGCGGGTATCTCGGTGTCGCGCGTGGGCGGCGCGGCGCAAAGCCGCATCATGAAGCGACGCGATACCGGCGGCGGCGTGCGGCTGGCGCTCGCACAGTACCGTGAGCTCGCCGCGTTTGCGCAGTTCGCCTCCGACCTGGACGAGACCACACGCAAGCAGCTCGAGCGCGGCCGCATGGTGACCGAGCTCATGAAGCAGCTGCAGTACCAGCCGCTGCAGGTATGGGAAATGGCGCTCACCCTGTTCGCGGTCAACAACGGTTATTTCGACGACGTGGAAGTGCGCGATGCGCTCTCCGCCGAGCGCTCGATGCGCGAATACCTCAAGAGCAAGTACGCCGACCTCGTCAACCGCATGGAAGACAAGAAGGATCTCTCGGCGGACGACGAAAAGGCGCTGCACGAGGCGATCAAGGACTGGAAGGCGAACGAGACGCTATGA
- a CDS encoding F0F1 ATP synthase subunit delta has product MAEPSTIARPYAEAVYRLADSAGKLGAWSDMLANLSKVAADPAVAAALKDPNLSAPKAAGMLIGILSGQLSGEAENLVRVLADNRRLDVLTEIASQFDRLKNEREGVVEAEIVSATPLENGQLEALVSRLEARTGKRVKPRVSVDRDLISGVRVLIGDKVIDGSVRAQLHALAAALKQ; this is encoded by the coding sequence ATGGCCGAACCGAGCACGATCGCACGACCCTATGCCGAAGCGGTGTACCGCCTCGCGGATTCGGCCGGGAAGCTGGGCGCATGGTCCGACATGCTGGCCAACCTTTCGAAAGTGGCGGCCGATCCCGCGGTCGCAGCGGCCCTGAAGGATCCGAACCTGTCCGCCCCGAAGGCCGCCGGCATGCTGATCGGCATTCTGAGCGGCCAGTTGAGCGGCGAGGCCGAAAACCTGGTACGGGTGCTGGCCGACAACCGCAGGCTCGACGTACTGACGGAAATTGCGAGCCAGTTCGACCGGCTCAAGAACGAACGCGAAGGCGTGGTCGAGGCCGAGATCGTCTCCGCCACGCCCCTGGAGAACGGCCAGCTCGAGGCGCTCGTGTCCCGGCTCGAAGCGCGCACCGGCAAGCGCGTGAAGCCGCGTGTCAGCGTCGACCGGGATCTCATTTCCGGCGTGCGGGTGCTGATCGGGGACAAAGTGATCGATGGATCGGTTCGAGCGCAACTGCACGCGCTCGCAGCCGCTCTCAAACAATAG
- a CDS encoding F0F1 ATP synthase subunit B, whose translation MNINVTQLLSQVVMFAAFVWFCARFIWPPLMRAIENRQKQVAEGLAAAEKGRQSLEISARQAEQAVAEARSRAAEIVGQAERRAAQVVEEARGAAKEEGNREKAAAKAEIAQEYTRAREQLREHVAALAVAGAEKILRREVDARTHGDLLADIQQQL comes from the coding sequence ATGAACATCAACGTGACGCAGCTCCTTTCACAGGTCGTGATGTTCGCGGCCTTTGTCTGGTTCTGCGCCCGGTTCATCTGGCCGCCGCTCATGCGGGCGATCGAGAACCGGCAGAAACAGGTTGCCGAGGGCCTGGCCGCAGCCGAGAAGGGTCGCCAGTCGCTGGAGATATCCGCACGCCAGGCCGAGCAAGCGGTCGCCGAAGCACGCTCGCGGGCGGCCGAGATCGTCGGCCAGGCCGAGCGGCGGGCGGCGCAGGTTGTGGAGGAAGCCCGGGGCGCAGCCAAGGAAGAAGGCAACCGCGAAAAAGCGGCGGCCAAGGCCGAGATTGCGCAGGAGTACACGCGGGCGCGCGAACAGTTGCGCGAACACGTGGCCGCGCTGGCGGTCGCAGGCGCGGAGAAGATTCTGCGGCGCGAGGTCGATGCCAGAACGCACGGCGATCTGCTCGCCGACATTCAGCAGCAGCTGTAG
- the atpE gene encoding F0F1 ATP synthase subunit C: MDKLQLLATIQAYTSVGIGLMIGLGAAGACIGVGIMCSRFLEGAARQPELMPQLQAKVFLLLGLIDASFIIGVGLALWFATGNPLLAVIQ; encoded by the coding sequence ATGGACAAGCTGCAACTCCTCGCGACCATCCAGGCCTATACCAGCGTGGGCATCGGTCTCATGATCGGCCTGGGCGCGGCCGGCGCATGCATCGGCGTGGGTATCATGTGCAGCCGCTTTCTGGAGGGTGCAGCCCGGCAGCCGGAGCTGATGCCGCAACTGCAGGCCAAGGTGTTCCTGCTGCTCGGCCTGATCGACGCGTCGTTCATCATCGGCGTCGGCCTGGCGCTGTGGTTCGCCACGGGCAACCCGCTGCTTGCCGTCATCCAGTAA
- the atpB gene encoding F0F1 ATP synthase subunit A, with translation MAAGTEFSATGYISHHLTHLKGTLFGGAVHLDTIITSFILGVVGLWLMHTAARRATAGVPGKWQAAVELLVDFVDDQVKSVFPGNRSMVGPLALTVFVWVVLMNAMDILPVDVLALGTSPIAHEWRFVPTADVNTTFALALSVFGLMIFYNIKVKGLGGWLHELFCAPFGSNPVLWPFNLAFQFVEYVSKPLSHSLRLYGNMYAGELIFLLLWTWAASGVVGAFFGALLGLGWAIFHILIVILQAFIFMMLTAVYIAMAHEHH, from the coding sequence ATGGCTGCTGGCACCGAATTCTCCGCGACCGGTTACATCTCGCACCACCTCACGCACCTCAAAGGCACGCTCTTCGGCGGTGCGGTGCACCTCGACACGATCATCACCTCGTTCATCCTCGGCGTCGTGGGGCTGTGGTTGATGCATACGGCGGCCCGCCGGGCCACCGCGGGCGTCCCGGGGAAGTGGCAGGCCGCGGTCGAGCTGCTGGTGGATTTCGTCGACGACCAGGTGAAAAGCGTCTTTCCCGGCAATCGAAGCATGGTCGGTCCGCTCGCGCTCACGGTATTCGTCTGGGTCGTGCTGATGAACGCGATGGATATCCTGCCGGTCGATGTGCTGGCACTGGGGACGAGCCCAATTGCGCACGAGTGGCGGTTCGTGCCCACGGCGGATGTCAACACCACATTCGCCCTGGCGCTTTCGGTATTCGGCCTGATGATCTTCTACAACATCAAGGTCAAGGGCTTGGGGGGCTGGCTGCATGAGCTGTTCTGCGCGCCCTTTGGTTCCAACCCGGTGCTGTGGCCCTTCAACCTCGCGTTCCAGTTCGTCGAGTACGTATCCAAGCCGCTGTCGCACAGCCTGCGGTTGTACGGAAACATGTACGCCGGCGAGCTTATCTTTCTGCTGCTGTGGACGTGGGCGGCCTCGGGTGTCGTCGGCGCTTTCTTCGGCGCGCTGCTGGGCTTGGGCTGGGCGATCTTCCACATCCTGATCGTCATACTCCAGGCCTTCATCTTCATGATGCTCACGGCGGTCTACATTGCCATGGCGCACGAGCATCACTGA
- a CDS encoding ATP synthase subunit I, with the protein MSVLGRLGNRPMRAAACWQLLATAISAAVAGLLGGMHAAISAALGGALITVANIAYACTVSLSAPRTAGATIRTLFRAEAVKVALVVFGLWLVFTGYGEVVALPLVCTLIVTVLLWPVALLYRD; encoded by the coding sequence ATGTCCGTGTTGGGGCGTCTGGGAAACCGACCGATGCGAGCTGCGGCTTGCTGGCAGCTCCTGGCTACGGCAATCAGCGCGGCGGTCGCGGGTTTGTTGGGGGGCATGCACGCGGCCATTTCGGCCGCGCTGGGCGGAGCGCTGATCACCGTCGCGAACATCGCCTACGCGTGCACTGTGAGTCTGAGTGCGCCGCGCACCGCGGGCGCGACGATTCGAACGTTGTTTCGCGCAGAAGCCGTAAAGGTCGCGCTTGTCGTGTTCGGACTATGGCTGGTGTTCACCGGATACGGCGAGGTCGTGGCCTTGCCCCTGGTCTGTACATTGATCGTCACCGTGCTGCTGTGGCCGGTGGCGCTGCTCTATAGGGACTGA
- a CDS encoding ParB/RepB/Spo0J family partition protein, whose product MAKMRGLGRGLDALLNAGGESAPVMEAPRELALDALAPGRFQPRVHMDQSALEELAESIRSQGVIQPIVVRPAGEGRFEILAGERRWRAAGIAGLARVPVVVRNVPDRAAMAMALIENIQREDLNPLEQAGGLKRLVDEFGLTHDEAARAIGSSRSQATNLLRLLSLAASVQALLREGRIDMGHARALLALEGARQVEIANRVAVSGLSVRQTEQLVRSALAAPAGVKRPRRNRDLESLEQELSDRLGTTVAIRPGRKGSGQLIVRYGSLEHLDALLERLRS is encoded by the coding sequence ATGGCGAAGATGCGGGGTCTGGGCCGCGGGCTCGATGCATTGCTCAATGCCGGGGGCGAGTCGGCGCCGGTCATGGAAGCGCCACGCGAGCTGGCGCTCGATGCGCTGGCGCCGGGGCGCTTCCAGCCGCGCGTGCACATGGACCAGTCGGCGCTGGAGGAACTGGCCGAATCGATCCGCTCGCAAGGCGTCATTCAGCCGATCGTGGTTCGGCCTGCGGGCGAGGGTCGCTTCGAGATCCTGGCCGGCGAGCGGCGCTGGCGCGCGGCCGGCATCGCAGGGCTGGCGCGCGTGCCGGTGGTGGTGCGCAACGTTCCCGATCGCGCCGCGATGGCGATGGCGCTGATCGAGAACATTCAGCGCGAGGACCTCAATCCGCTGGAGCAGGCGGGCGGACTGAAACGACTGGTGGACGAGTTCGGGCTCACGCACGACGAAGCGGCCCGGGCAATCGGCTCGTCGCGCAGCCAGGCGACCAATCTGCTGCGGTTGCTCTCGCTTGCCGCGAGCGTGCAGGCGCTGCTGCGCGAGGGCCGCATCGACATGGGTCATGCGCGCGCGCTGTTGGCGCTTGAAGGCGCGCGGCAAGTCGAGATCGCCAATCGCGTAGCCGTCAGCGGGCTTTCGGTGCGACAGACCGAGCAGCTCGTGCGCTCGGCGCTCGCGGCGCCCGCGGGCGTGAAGCGGCCGCGCCGCAATCGCGATCTCGAATCGCTCGAGCAGGAGCTGTCCGATCGGCTCGGCACGACCGTGGCCATTCGCCCGGGGCGCAAAGGTTCGGGCCAGCTGATCGTGCGCTACGGCAGCCTCGAGCATCTGGATGCACTGCTCGAAAGGCTGCGTAGCTGA